CTGAGTACAGTACCGATGCCCGGAAAATAGAGAAACTGCGGCGGAAAATTGGGCTATCTGTTCCGGCGGCAGAACAGCGAAAGGTGCGCGAAGAATTATTGCCTTTGATGCCACAAGGCCCGATCCAAAATTTGATTTTATCACAGCGTCAAACAGTAGCTTTACCATTCTGGGGAATTGCTGGATTGGGTTTGTTAGCGGGGATTTCTTTTGAACAACCTTTGGGCTGGATAGCAAGTGTTGCTGGTACAATAGCGGCTTTTAGAATACAGAAATTGGGTTGGAAATTAGAAGCGAAGCGGCTATTAATGCAAACTCTGGATGATATTCAAGTTCGTTCTACTCAACCCCTCCAGTAGGAATATGCAAGCACTGCACGGTTTACACCCGTGTAGTGCAGGCGAGGAAACTTATTCAGATGGAATCACAGGCTACTGGAAGAAAGGGAGTAATGGTTTAATCTAAAATCTTTAATCTAAAATCAACAATGCTGAGTATTCCAAATAATCGCCTATTACCCCGTGCGCCTCGCTTGGTAACTTCTTTGCCTGGTTCTCGCGCTCGTGCTTTAATTGAACGCGATCGCGCTGTTACTTCCCCATCCTATACTCGCGGCTATCCGTTAGTAGCTGCAAGGGGTGAAGGCTGCATGCTAGAAGACGTTGATGGTAATGTTTTTCTAGATTTAACGGCAGGAATTGCAGTAACTAATACTGGTCACGCTCATCCGGAAGTTGTCCGCGCAATTCAGGATCAATCTGCGCTTCTTCTGCATATGTCGGGGACTGATTTTTACTACGAGCCGATGGTAGAATTGGCTGAACAATTAGCCAACCGTGCGCCTTTTCCTAACGGTGCTAAAGTATTTTTTACTAACTCTGGTGCTGAGTCAAATGAAGCGGCGATTAAATTAGCTCGTTACTATACCGGACGTTCTCTAATAATAGCTTTTTTGGGCGCATTTCACGGACGCACTTATGGGGCGATGTCTTTAACAGGTTCCAAGGTTGTTCAGAGAAAACAATTTGGCCCTTTATTACCAGGCGTAACTCATATTCCATACGGTACTCACGAAAGTCTGGATTACCTGGAGCAAAAGCTTTTTAATACCATCATTCCCCCTACAGAAGTCGCTGCTATTGTTGTCGAACCAATACAAGGGGAAGGGGGCTATATTGTTCCCGAAGATGGCTTTTTAGAAAGAATTAGAAGGATATGCGAGCGCTACAATATCCTCATGGTAATTGATGAAGTGCAATCGGGAATGGGTCGCACTGGAAAACTATTTGCCATCCAACATTGGGGTGTTATGCCCGATATTATTAGCCTAGCCAAAGGCATCGCCAGCGGCTTACCTTTAGGTGCAATTCTAGCTCGATCCGAGCTGATGACATGGCCTCCCGGTTCCCACGCTACCACGTTCGGTGGCAATCCAGTTGCCTGCGCTGCTGCTAACGTAACGCTGCGATTGTTGGAAACCGGACTTATGGAAAATGCCCATAAAATGGGAGAGTTATTGCAGGCTAGTTTAACTCAATTGGGGCATAAATTTAATCGGGTTTCTCCGCCACGAGGTAAGGGTTTAATGGTGGCGATTGACTTACTCGACGATGCAGGTAATCTTGATGCTGAATTGCGCGATAAAATTGTAGATGATGCTTTCTACAAAGGCTTGTTGCTGCTAGGTTGCGGTAAGGCGGCGATACGTTTTTGCCCGCCTCTAGTTATCGACAGCGAGCAAATTCAAATTGCCTTGAAAATTATTGCAGAATTATTGGAATCAATTGCATAGAAATCAGATTTCGTATGGTGGGAATTGCCCACCTAATTATACTTAAACAGTACGAATATGAAAACACAAATTGCTTGTAACCTGTGGAATAATCTCTGGGAAAAATACAGCGCCAGAGTAAGTTATGCTCAAGTTTATCAACAGATGATAACTGAAGCGGGTGGTAGTGTCGCCAACGACCATATCGCCTTCCGTTCTTTGCGTCTGGGTGTAGATACAGAACGGGGAAAAATTAACTTGGGAATTGACTATTTAGCGCAGATTGCTGAAGCTTTAGGCTACTCAGCGGCGGGGGAATATATTTTTGCCGATAAGCATCTCTATGCGCGTCACTATCGGCATCCTCAACAAGAGGAATTTGATCTGCCAAAACTGTTTATTAGCGAGTTAATTGTAGAGGAATTGCCGGATGCGATCGCGCAATTAATTTATCGCACAGTTAACTCTAATTTTGATCTAAATTCTGCTACATATCTTAGCAACATAGAATCATTAACCCAAGTAGATCAGCTCCAAAACATCTTCACTCGTCCTTGGGGAACTCCCTTTAAGTCTGTTATCGAACAAGTTAATAAAGTAACTCAGTATGGTGCGTGGGTGTTGCTGCACGGTTACGCTGTTAATCACTTCACTGGCTACATCAACCGCCAAAACACCCCTATCTATCCAGATATCGAAAGCACGGCGCGTGAATTATCTCAGCGGGGTGTACCGATGAAAGCTGAAATTGAAGGGAGTCGGGGAAGCGGTTTGCGTCAGACAGCGACGCAGGCGGTGACAGAAAATGTGACTGTGATAGATGATATTAGCGGCGAGAAAATAAGTATTCCCTGGACTTACGCTTATTATGAGATTGCCGAACGCAATGAAGTTGAAATCGCGCCTGGAAAGAAAGCACTTTTTGAAGGTTTTCTTGGTTCGCAAGCGACAAATTTGTTTGAGATGACCCGCAAAGTTTAGATTATATTAATTGTGGATGCTTCTGGTTGAATTAGAATGAAGGCAGAGCCTCCATTCTTGCGTTACCAGGCTCCAGCCTGGTAACGAGGAAATCCTAATTAAAATGAGGAACCTGGTTGCTTGAGAAATTCTTCCTCTTCGGGAGTGGTTTTCCTACCGAGTATCTTGTTGCGATGTGGAAAACGCCCAAATCTTTCGATTACTTCTAAGTGGCGGATGGCGTAAGAAATAGTGTCGGCGCACTCTGGATAGTTGCTCAATTGTTGCCACAACGCTACCGATTGGCGCTGCATATTAATATCTTCGCTGTGTTCAAATGGTAAATATATAAACCAGCGTTGCACTATCGGCAATTGGCGATCGAATTGCATTTGTACTGCGTGTTGTGCTGCTGCGAGTGCTTGCGCGTCTGTGGCAAAGCTTCTCGCTTCACCGCGAAACATATTGCGAGGAAATTGATCCAACAATATAATTAATGCCAGACAGCTAGGGGGTGATAATTTCCAGTCGTCAAGCTTGCCAGCCGCAGCTAATTCGTAATCTGATAAAAAGCGCGATCGCACTTGTTCATCAAACTGCGTTTTTTTAGTAAACCACTCCTTACGTTGTTTACCATAATTATCATGCTCTGGGCTATTAAACCAAAATTCTAAAATTTCATCAACTCGCGACATTCAGCTATCCTGCATACTTGATATTTTTCTCTATTTTGCTATATCCCTCAACGCAAGAAAATCATTAACAGGCTCTGTTGTAGAGATAATGAGCCTGTTAATGAACTAGCTAAAATGCGCTCCTGCGCCGAAATGAACGGGGCTAAATAATCCCCTGTAGATACAGGGGATTACTTCTATTTTAGGGTATTTTAAGCAGAAGTGGTGGGTGAGGGAGTCGCCGATTCGGATTCTTTTGGTGAGAAAAATAACTGTTTCACCCAAGTTGTCAAAATGTGCGACAACAGTCCCAACGGCCCTGCAAACAAACAGAGTAAGATAGAGTGTGCGGTCCAAATACCAGTGCGCTGTCCCTCCCAATAAATCCAGCGTCCCACAAATAAATCCATCACCAGAAAATGAATCCATCCGGTTGCAGCAGCTTTTTCATCTGCAAAAAATCGCGCAATATCTGCTAACTGAGGGTTTGATAAAGCTGCGGCATTTTCTGGCGTGACGCTGATAATAAACAAATACACGTAGGCGCTGGCTAAAGCCACAAACGGCAGATAAGATTCCATCACCCGGCGAGTGACTTTCCAGTTGGGAAGCAGCACCATCAGCGCCCAGAAGGGCAACACAAACAGATTAGCACCATTGAATAATTGACTGAGCATTTTGGTGGTGAAAAATAGTGTAAACTTTTATTAAGTATAGATTATCCCTGTAGGCGGTGATTTTTCTAAAGGATAGTTGGAGGCGCTCCATTCCCACATTGAGCCAGCATAATTTTTGATATTATTAAAGCCTAAGTTAGTAAGGACACTGACAAAAAATGCAGAACGGATACCGCCAGTGCAATAAGCAGTAATTGGAGTATGCTGCTTAATTGCTAATTCATTCAATTTAGCAATAAGTTCGTTGCTGGGAAGCAAATAACCGTTTGTATCCATCAAATCTTTAAAGTAAAAATGCTTTGCACCAGGGATATGTCCTCCTTTTTTTTCGCCGTAAGGAGTAGCGCCTGCATATTCTCTAGGTTCGCGGGTATCAATGATAGTTAAATTTTGGATATTAGCTTTAAGTTCATCAAAATCGATGGAATATGATGGCGTTAGCTTTATAACAAAGTCGCCAGGTTTGGGTTGAGTTGATTCCCAAACAATTGGAATGCCAGTTTTAACAAGAGCATTGTGTCCGCCATCAACAAAGGCGGCTTGCTGGTGTCCTAAAGTGCGTAACATCCAAACAATGCGCCCTTCTTCACCAAAATTGTGGGGTGGATTGCCAACTACAATTACAGGTTTGGTGTTGCAAATACCGATAGCCCGAATTTTTTCTTGAAGAATATTAGGGTTATCAATTAGTTTACCTTTATAGTGTGGTTCTTGCTGTGAAAAATCCTGCCAAGCTACGCGCACGGCGCCAGGAATATGCCCAAGTAACGATAAAATTATATTGCGAGTATCCAAAATAGTAGCGCCGCGTTCGATTAGTTGTTTGGCTTGTGTGGCGCTAACTACCCACTGAGTATCAGAAATAGCGTTAGACATTGTAACTTAATTTGAAAAATTTGATTATTTGTGAATTGCATAGACGCGAACCATCATTTCCCACGAAATCCAAGAATCTTTTTCGTAGGTTAAACCTACTTTCAAGGCAACTTTTTGAGATGGTATGTTATCGCGGTGAATTAGCGAAATAAGGCGGCTGTAGCCTAGTTGCTCGAAGGCATAATCTCTACTGGCGATCGCGGCTTCTGTTGCTAAACCCCTATTCCAATATTCTTTAGCCAGCAAGTAGCCAATTTCTAGCTCTTTTTTACCATCGACTATCTGGGGTATTAATCCGCACCGCCCAATAAATTTATTATCAGCTTTGTGAATTGTTGCCCACAAACCGAAGCCGTATTTTTCGTACCACGTAATAAACCACTCAACTTGCAGCTTGGTTTCTTCATAAGTCCGCGTGCTGGGAAAATATTTCATCACAACAGGATCGGCGTATATTTTAGCCAATTCATCTACGTCATCTAAAGTTATATATCGGAGAATTAAAGAGGGGGTTTCAGCTACAATCATGCAAGTTTTTGGTAAGGTAATTGGTGGGCAATGCCGGGCTACTTGACTGGAATCTTTGACTGTTTATATAGTGCGATTCATCTGTCGCCAGGTAGATAAAAATTTATTTCCCAAGGCTTAAGTAGATCTGCTCAAAAGCTTGTATTGCCAGTGAGTTAGGGAACCAGGGGGGCGTTCGTCCTCGCAGCAGGCGTCACGCTTGTTCTACAAGAAAAGTTGTTATTTTTGTGGAATTGACATCTTATGCCAGAAAAATCAATAAAATAACAGGTTGATAGAAAATGTGAATGGCATTCAAACCTGTGATGATGAAAGATAAACTGCTCGATTGGCTAAATCTGGTTTTAGTAGCGGACGTATTTTTGGTATTGTTTAGCTTCCTGTGGTTGGCGATCGCTGTATTTGGTAAGTCTGTCGGCCTTCCTCTCGGACTCGATCTGTGGTACAAACTTTGGCAACCCGTGTTTACGCCAGCTATTGGCATTCTGATGGCAGGCGCAATTCTTAGCGGGATAATTAGTCAAATTTCCAAGCGCCTGGACTCTGCCAAGTGAGAGGCATTTTTAGTCTCTAAGCGGATTTAAATACCCATAAAGTTGTCCGCTACCTGTTAGCGGTTCATAGTTGGTTGTTCGTGCAATGAACTATGAACCGCGAATTAATTCGCTACGTTTTGCAGAATTGTTCGGGAATTGTTTGGATAAATTTGGTTAGAGCCGAAGAAGGATTTTTGACTGCATAAGCTTCTTGGAATACATTTGCCCAAAGATTATTTTTGGCAAAGTATTTTGCTTTAGTATAGGCAATCATTTCAGGAGTAGCATTGTATTGCTTCATGCGATTTTCTAAGCGTGTTAGATCGGCGGTAATGCGATCGCGCTCTGTTCCGTCCATCACTTGAAATGTCATTTTGTAGATAGGCGCAGAAGGCGGCTCAAATATCACCCATTCGTAAGTTTCGCCAGGTTCGAGTGCTTCGCCGTCATAAATAAGGCTGGTGTCAGTTTCCTTCAACGTCTTATCCCACAAAAGCTCTCCGGTGTCATGCAGGCGCACCTCAATTCGCTTTATAGTTCCCGTCCAGAGGAACAAGGGGCGATCGCTCCAAATCTGGATTGTTTGTCCCGGCACGCCAGGAGCGATCGCGCAGACATTTTCATCACCACGCGAAGTACCGCGCTTTTCTTGCCCTGGAGGTGTAGGATCTTCCTCCTCAAATAAATTTTTCCAAGGTAACTGCTGCTGGTTAGTTCGTCCAGGGCGAAGCTGCTGCGCCTGCACCCATATTGCGTCGCCTCCCAAAACAGCGATCGCGGCAGTTGTTAACACTAGGGCAGACAGTGCCCGCTTGAGTTTATGCATAATTTCTTTTCCTTAAAAGCATTGGTAAACCAAACGCAACTGAGGGTAAAAACCAGGGTAATAAAATCGCAGAAGAAATATAAATTTGCAAGCAGACTATTCCATAAACTGGGGGTGTTATAACTGGTAATATTACCCGTAATTGCCTATAATGCTGACGCTTGCCAATTATTAATGCTGTCCCTTTACCCAATATCAACGCTACCGCGATCGCCCACAAATCGGGAATAGGAACCACCAATCTATTTTTTAGCAAATGATGAACCATATAGGCGTGAGATTCTCCTCCCGGCGACACCATCCGCGAATTGCGCGAATCACCTTGAGTTAGCCAAAAACTTAGTGCAGGCGGCATATTCCAATTGTCTTCGCCATCCTTTGAGACGCCAGCCTCCCCATATCCCCAAGGCACAACAATCGCTACCTGCTGCTTTAAAGATTGATAGCTATGGCCCTTAATTTGTAATAAT
This portion of the Microcoleus sp. FACHB-831 genome encodes:
- a CDS encoding DUF924 family protein: MSRVDEILEFWFNSPEHDNYGKQRKEWFTKKTQFDEQVRSRFLSDYELAAAGKLDDWKLSPPSCLALIILLDQFPRNMFRGEARSFATDAQALAAAQHAVQMQFDRQLPIVQRWFIYLPFEHSEDINMQRQSVALWQQLSNYPECADTISYAIRHLEVIERFGRFPHRNKILGRKTTPEEEEFLKQPGSSF
- a CDS encoding DUF1338 domain-containing protein, yielding MKTQIACNLWNNLWEKYSARVSYAQVYQQMITEAGGSVANDHIAFRSLRLGVDTERGKINLGIDYLAQIAEALGYSAAGEYIFADKHLYARHYRHPQQEEFDLPKLFISELIVEELPDAIAQLIYRTVNSNFDLNSATYLSNIESLTQVDQLQNIFTRPWGTPFKSVIEQVNKVTQYGAWVLLHGYAVNHFTGYINRQNTPIYPDIESTARELSQRGVPMKAEIEGSRGSGLRQTATQAVTENVTVIDDISGEKISIPWTYAYYEIAERNEVEIAPGKKALFEGFLGSQATNLFEMTRKV
- a CDS encoding sulfurtransferase, giving the protein MSNAISDTQWVVSATQAKQLIERGATILDTRNIILSLLGHIPGAVRVAWQDFSQQEPHYKGKLIDNPNILQEKIRAIGICNTKPVIVVGNPPHNFGEEGRIVWMLRTLGHQQAAFVDGGHNALVKTGIPIVWESTQPKPGDFVIKLTPSYSIDFDELKANIQNLTIIDTREPREYAGATPYGEKKGGHIPGAKHFYFKDLMDTNGYLLPSNELIAKLNELAIKQHTPITAYCTGGIRSAFFVSVLTNLGFNNIKNYAGSMWEWSASNYPLEKSPPTGIIYT
- a CDS encoding GNAT family N-acetyltransferase: MIVAETPSLILRYITLDDVDELAKIYADPVVMKYFPSTRTYEETKLQVEWFITWYEKYGFGLWATIHKADNKFIGRCGLIPQIVDGKKELEIGYLLAKEYWNRGLATEAAIASRDYAFEQLGYSRLISLIHRDNIPSQKVALKVGLTYEKDSWISWEMMVRVYAIHK
- a CDS encoding ABA4-like family protein yields the protein MLSQLFNGANLFVLPFWALMVLLPNWKVTRRVMESYLPFVALASAYVYLFIISVTPENAAALSNPQLADIARFFADEKAAATGWIHFLVMDLFVGRWIYWEGQRTGIWTAHSILLCLFAGPLGLLSHILTTWVKQLFFSPKESESATPSPTTSA
- a CDS encoding acetyl ornithine aminotransferase family protein, coding for MLSIPNNRLLPRAPRLVTSLPGSRARALIERDRAVTSPSYTRGYPLVAARGEGCMLEDVDGNVFLDLTAGIAVTNTGHAHPEVVRAIQDQSALLLHMSGTDFYYEPMVELAEQLANRAPFPNGAKVFFTNSGAESNEAAIKLARYYTGRSLIIAFLGAFHGRTYGAMSLTGSKVVQRKQFGPLLPGVTHIPYGTHESLDYLEQKLFNTIIPPTEVAAIVVEPIQGEGGYIVPEDGFLERIRRICERYNILMVIDEVQSGMGRTGKLFAIQHWGVMPDIISLAKGIASGLPLGAILARSELMTWPPGSHATTFGGNPVACAAANVTLRLLETGLMENAHKMGELLQASLTQLGHKFNRVSPPRGKGLMVAIDLLDDAGNLDAELRDKIVDDAFYKGLLLLGCGKAAIRFCPPLVIDSEQIQIALKIIAELLESIA